A region of the Desulfobacter postgatei 2ac9 genome:
GCGGACAAGAGTTGTGATCAATGGATACCAGAGGTGTGTCGCAATAGCCCAGATAACCCTTTAGGTTCGTTTCGGACGCCTTTTTAAGTGCCTGGTTGATCATCTCCTTGGTCAGATCCTTTTTCTCGGTGGTGACCACGAGATCCACAAGGGATACATTGGGTGTGGGTACCCGCACGGCAAGGCCGTTGAGCTTGCCTTCAAGCTCGGGCAGTACCAGGGAGACCGCTTTGGCTGCCCCTGTGGTGGTGGGAATCATGGAGAGGGCGGCTGCCCTGGCCCGGCGCAGGTCTTTGTGGGGAAAATCAAGCAGGCGCTGGTCACCCGTGTAGGAGTGAATCGTGGTCATGAGCCCGCATATAATACCGAAATTTTCCAGCAGAACTTTGGCTACAGGTGCCAGGCAGTTGGTGGTGCAGGATGCATTGGATAAAATATGATGGGCACCGGGATCGTAATCTTCATGGTTTACGCCCATGACAATGGTGACATCCGGATCCTTGGCCGGCGCAGAAATGATGACTTTTTTGGCCCCGCCTTCAAGGTGTTTGCCCGCAGTTTCACGATTTCTGAAAAGGCCGGTGCATTCCAGGACAATGTCCACGCCGGCATCCGCCCAGGCAATCTGGGCAGGATCCTTTAACGCGGTTACCAAAATCTGTTTCCCATCCACGGCAATGAACCCCTCTCCATGGGTGACCTCGTTGGGTAAGCGTCTGTGGACAGAGTCATATTTAAGCAGATGGGCAATGGTTTCGGTGTTGGTCAAATCATTGATGGCCGTAATTTCAATCGCATCATTTTCCAAAGCAGCCCGAAAGACCATGCGTCCGATCCTGCCAAATCCATTAATTCCTATTTTTACCGTCATTATTAGCCTCCTTCAAAAATGAAATTAAGTCCATACCCGAAAGGGGAAAGCAGGCATGGCACAGGTTAGGATAAGGACCGGCTGGTCCCTTTGAGGATGTCGCTGGCAAGGGAAATGCTTTTTTTCCCGTGTTCAATCAGGGCTGCGGTCAATGCTTTAATATCCATCTTCTTCCGGGTTGTTACGGCTTTGAGAAGAATGGGCAGGTTGACGCCTGAAATCACCTCCACCTTTCCTTCTTCAAGAAAGGCGTAGGCCAGGTTTGAAGGTGTACCTCCGAACATGTCGGTTAAAATAATAACGCCATTTTCGCAATAGACATCTTTAATGCCCTGTTTGATTTTGTTGCGTAAGATTTCCGGATCCTCTTTGATGTCTATGGCTATGGTCCCGAGTTTTTCCTGCTTGGTCCCTAAAATGAACTCCAAGGTATCAATTAATGCTGCACCCAGATTCGCATGGGTGACAATTAGAATTCCTGTCATAGTTTGCCTGTTATGTTTCTTTGATGTCTCTGTCAATGTCTCTGTGCCGCAAGCTTGGGTTCAGCCCCTTTTTCATCAGCCGTTCAAATACGGCCCGGGAAATGGCGACACTACGGTGGCGGCCACCGGTACAGCCCAATGCAAGTGTTAGATATGCCTTGTTTTCTTTTTTATATAAAGGAATGAGATAGTCGATAAGGTCGTTATATTTTTTTAAAAAGGTTTTTGTCTCCGGGTTTTCCAGGACAAAGACTTTTACCGCATCGGATTCTCCGTCATGGGCTTTGAGTTCCGGCACAAAATAGGGATTTGCCAGAAAACGCAGATCCACCACAATATCCGCATCCACCGGGATGCCGTATTTGTAACCAAAAGACATGATATTCAGTTTCATCAAGTTTTCAAAACCGGTCTCCTTGGATACAAGGTTGTGTATTTCTGCTTTAAGCTGATGAACATTGAAATTAGAGGTGTCAATGATCTGGTGGGCCAGCTTGCG
Encoded here:
- a CDS encoding PTS sugar transporter subunit IIA, with protein sequence MTGILIVTHANLGAALIDTLEFILGTKQEKLGTIAIDIKEDPEILRNKIKQGIKDVYCENGVIILTDMFGGTPSNLAYAFLEEGKVEVISGVNLPILLKAVTTRKKMDIKALTAALIEHGKKSISLASDILKGTSRSLS
- the gap gene encoding type I glyceraldehyde-3-phosphate dehydrogenase is translated as MTVKIGINGFGRIGRMVFRAALENDAIEITAINDLTNTETIAHLLKYDSVHRRLPNEVTHGEGFIAVDGKQILVTALKDPAQIAWADAGVDIVLECTGLFRNRETAGKHLEGGAKKVIISAPAKDPDVTIVMGVNHEDYDPGAHHILSNASCTTNCLAPVAKVLLENFGIICGLMTTIHSYTGDQRLLDFPHKDLRRARAAALSMIPTTTGAAKAVSLVLPELEGKLNGLAVRVPTPNVSLVDLVVTTEKKDLTKEMINQALKKASETNLKGYLGYCDTPLVSIDHNSCPLSSIVDASCTDVINGEMVKIFSWYDNEAGYSHRMVDLAAMVGNAL
- the rapZ gene encoding RNase adapter RapZ encodes the protein MEKFKVYIITGISGSGKTTVAQAFEDASFYCIDNMPMELVPKVLELLLGESAKVKGAAFVMDMRSKTFLNTFVSGVSALEEMGVSPVIIFLEADTQTLVKRFSQTRRHHPVGDKKNLLESIKSEKQGMASIRKLAHQIIDTSNFNVHQLKAEIHNLVSKETGFENLMKLNIMSFGYKYGIPVDADIVVDLRFLANPYFVPELKAHDGESDAVKVFVLENPETKTFLKKYNDLIDYLIPLYKKENKAYLTLALGCTGGRHRSVAISRAVFERLMKKGLNPSLRHRDIDRDIKET